A genomic segment from Luteolibacter ambystomatis encodes:
- a CDS encoding response regulator transcription factor, giving the protein MKILLADDDPVMLDTLRLCVVTEGFDILIAADGEEAYALWERHRPDLLCLDIMMPKLDGYEVCRRVRAIDPKVPILFLSAKSEEIDVVVGLQLGADDFVRKPFGKHELIARIRAVLRRGQAVAGRSASFTMDDLTVWPAELRGERGGVSMDLSPREASILAVLHEHAGQVVDRDTLLNKCWGLDYFPESRTLDQHIAKLRKRIETDPARPLIETVRGVGYRFRPL; this is encoded by the coding sequence ATGAAAATCCTCCTCGCCGATGACGATCCCGTCATGCTCGACACCCTCCGCCTCTGCGTCGTCACCGAGGGCTTCGACATCCTCATCGCCGCCGATGGCGAGGAAGCCTACGCCCTCTGGGAACGCCACCGCCCCGACCTCCTCTGCCTGGACATCATGATGCCAAAGCTGGACGGCTATGAAGTCTGCCGCCGCGTCCGCGCCATCGACCCGAAGGTGCCCATCCTCTTCCTCTCCGCGAAGAGCGAGGAGATCGATGTCGTCGTCGGCCTCCAGCTCGGTGCGGATGACTTCGTGCGCAAGCCCTTCGGCAAGCACGAGCTCATCGCCCGCATCCGCGCCGTCCTCCGGCGCGGGCAGGCCGTCGCCGGCCGCTCCGCCAGCTTCACCATGGACGACCTCACCGTCTGGCCCGCCGAGCTCCGCGGCGAGCGTGGCGGCGTCTCCATGGATCTCTCCCCGCGCGAGGCCTCCATCCTCGCCGTGCTCCACGAGCACGCCGGGCAGGTCGTCGACCGCGACACCCTCCTCAACAAATGCTGGGGCCTCGACTACTTCCCCGAGTCCCGCACGCTCGACCAGCACATCGCCAAGCTCCGCAAGCGCATCGAGACCGACCCCGCCCGCCCTCTCATCGAAACCGTCCGCGGCGTCGGCTACCGCTTCCGCCCGCTCTGA